A region of the Mycoavidus sp. HKI genome:
TCAAAGCAGTATCAAGTTGACTCATGTCTTGCGCCATACTCTGTTGAAAACGTATGATCAAGCGGCTCGGATCTTCGATTGAAATCCTAGCTGTTTTATTTCAGAGAGAACTGTGGGCTTATCCGAAGTGCTGTCGACGCTACTCTCAGGGCCGCAATGGCACCCAAAACGTCAACATACAGCACAGCGCTGTCTAATGGTTTACTCAATACGCCGTCCATCCCGCTTGCAAAATATTGTGTTTGATGCGTATTATCAGTAGCCGCGGAAAGAGCGAGGAGGGCAGTACGAAGGTAATTTTGACCCTACTGTTGTTCCATGCGTCTAATCTCACGCGCGATGGTACTCGCTTCATCAAACCGGATGCTAAGCAAAGCTCTGTCTTTGTGTTGCAATTTAACAACATCAATTTCTTGCGAGATGACCTAACATATACAGGGGGTAAAAGCGTTATTTTTTTACTGGATGTACCCTGTTGGCGAAGAAAACTTGCCGTTTAGGTCGATGTATAACTATGCAGAGTTACTCTCGCAACGCGTTAGGTGCCCACTTAACGGATGACCGTCGGAACGCTTTGCCAGCGGCTGCACGGGCCGCAATTGAGTAGCAATTAAGGCTCTCTACACTAAGCTTGAAGAAGCAAGCATACCCGCTGGTTCACTGCTAGCGCGACGGTTATTTATCTAATTCCAATTAAAATATTTAGACATAAAAACCTAATTTTTATTTTGAAAAGATAAAAATTATATATTTAAATATCAATAAATTCCTTCTGCTTTACATTTTTAAGACTATTATTATATATGGCTAAGTTTTACTCATCTAAACTTAAAGTATATTTTTGTTTTTTTTCGTTTTAATTTGAGGTATTTAATGCACTATCGTTGTAAATCATATCATAGCCCCCTGGGAAATCAAAGACAGGCAGAAGAAAATAATTTTTTCTCCTGGTGCCTACATAGATCTATAACTTTTATTATAGTGATCAGTTTAGGATTTATTAATAGTAAATTAGTTTATGCAGCAGAGAACTCCGAATCGGCTGCGGACTCACTGAATTCTGCTACGAGTTCAGAAAGGCCCAGTTCATTTGCAAGTTCCACTGATGCAGGAATTTCACGTAAAGAAAGAGTGGATCTAAAACGAAATTCAAATAGTAAAGAATTATTAGGTAAAATAATATCTGATACAGAAATTTTATGGGCGAAAGATGCAAGGCGAATGAGAGATAGCATATCTTCGATGTCTTCTATTTCTTCTCCGCTAGAAGAATCGGATAGCATTTATATCACATCCTCTGCATCAGGAATCAGCCATAGTCTAATGCAAGATAATAGCTTAATCACAACAAGTGATGCTTTACTTGACGAAAGTAATAATTTGCTCCAACAACTGAAAAGTACTACACAAACATATAAAGAAGAAATAGAAGAGTTAGAGGCTGAAGGTAAACAAGTGCATTATGGTTTACATTCTCTGGTGGATACAGATATAGGAACCGCGATCGGATTTCAGGCTAAAGTACACAAAAACGCAAATAATTCAGTTGCGATTGGCGACTATAGCGAAGCCAACGTAGAAAATGTCGTATCAGTTGGAAACTCAGCGTCTAAACGAAAAATTGTCAATGTGGAACATGGTAGACGGAATAGTGATGCCGCAACGGTAGGGCAAGTAAAAAGTATGGCAGTTTTGTATGATGAAAATTCTGATGACCCTGAATTTGACAAAATCACGCTCTCAAAAAAAACGGATGGAAATAAGCTCGTGAGAATTTCCGACGTAGCACCGGCTAAAAGTGATAACGATGCAGTTAATCAAGGGCAAATCAACGATCTTATTATGCATATTACCCCAGAAGAAGGCTCTCGTATTATGGAAAATACGGGAAATGCTTTGAACTCCCCCCCAATTTATATGGTGCCGGAAATTCCAGAAGCACTGGGAACTCAAAGAATTCCAGCGTCTATGTTAATGGGTGGACGTCAAATTCGTGGTGTAGAAGCTGGCACTGCCGAAAATGATGTAGTCGTGATGGGCCAATTGGAAGACATTTTTAGGGGGGCTGTAAATGTAGGCATTGCAAATCTTATTGAACCATTTTACATCAAAAAATCTAATGAAAATATAATTGACTTTTCAACTAATGATCCTTCGGATTCCAAAAAAATGATGCCATCAATATTAAATGGAATTGCGCCGGGCGACTCTGAGTATTCAGCAGTAAATAAGGGGCAACTAGACCTGCTAGATCAAAAGTTTGAGTCATTACAAAGGCAAAAGTCACTTGTTAAATTTAGCCATGATAGAGAATTGGTTCGTTTTATTTCAGAATATAATAATCCAGTAAGATTAGCTGGAATTGCAGATGGCATAGAAGGCAATGATGCAGTTAACCGTCAACAATTAGATGGTGAAGTCAATAAATTAAATCAATCAATTATGGAAAGTCAACGTTTTATCACAAGCTTGGATAATCATTTATATAAATTATCAAATGATTACCATGATACCCGAGAAAACCTAAAGAAAGAGTTATCAAAAATAATTGAAACAGACACTTATAAATATAGAAAAGATTTGCAAGATTCTATTGCTTTAACAGAAGCAATACGAGAAGACACGGATAAAATAAAAGCAAAACAAGAAGAGTTTCAGGAAAAATTAGAAGGGAAAGTCAGCCAAACACATTTTGATGAAGCTACTGCTATATCTAAAAGATTATCCGCAAGAAGAGAACGTACTGAAAATAATTTATTTGATCAAATTTTTGATTTATCTGGAAAACTTGAAAATTTTGAAAAAAAAGTAGATATTTCTATCGTGAAGTCTAAATCTAAAAACGATTTAAAACCAGAAAAATTAGATGAGTTGTTTTTAACCGTAGAGACGGTAGAAAATCGTTTAGATCAAGCTGAGATTGATATTGATAGGCTTAATAATGTATCTATGGAACTACAAGATTCTATAGATACAATGAATCTTAGAGAAATTCCTAGTGAAGCACAAATTAAGCAAGCCGTTTTAAACGAATTTGATATATTAACAGGTAATAGCCCATTGCTACCTCTTAGTCGGGAGCTATCAGATTCAGAAAGTCAAGCCTCAGATAATGAAAGTCCAAACAATAGGCGCAATAGTAGGTTTTTTACGGCTGATAACAAACAGGCTTTCAGCTCCTATCCTACTTTTTCATCCGTAATGGGCGCATTGCCGGGAAACAGCGAGATTCATACAGACAGTTCTACGAAAGATGATCCACAATCTGAGGATGATTTATCTCCCCCTCCCAAAAGGTCTAGACCTTTAAAGGAGCTTTCTATTGATTCAGATTTAGCAAATTCTATGTTTAGATCTACCGTTTCTGCTGAAATAAGCGCTCAAAGCAATGCTGAAAACAGGAAAATTGAACTGGCCAGAAAAGAAACAGAGGCAGAAGCTAGACAAACGGTCCTTGCTGACACAGACACGGTTGCAGAAGCGAAACAAACTGTCCTTGCTGACACCGATACGGTCTCAGAAGCGAAACAAGCTGTCCTTGCTGACAAAGGCACGGTTGCAGAAGCTAAGCAAACTGTCCTTGCTGACAAAGGCACGGTTGCAGAAGCTAAACAAACTGTCCTTGCTGACACCGATACGGTCGCAGAAGCGAAACAAGCTGTCCTTGCTGACAAAGGCACGGTTGCAGAAGCTAAGCAAACTGTCCTTGCTGACACCGATACGGTTGCAGAAGCTAAACAAACTGTCCTTGCTGACACTGATACGGTTGCAGAAGCTAAACAAGCTGTCCTTGCTGACAAAGGCACGGTTGCAGAAGCTAAACAAGCTGTCCTTGCTGACAAAGGCACGGTTGCAGAAGCTAAACAAGCTGTCCTGGCTGACACCGATACGGTTGCAGAAGCTAAGCAAACTGTCCTTACTGACAAAGACACTGTTTCAGAAGCTAAACAAACTGTCCTTGCTGACACAGACACGGTTGCAGAAGCGAAACAAACTGTCCTTGCTGACACAAACACGGTTGCAGAAGCGAAACAAACGGTCCTTGCTGACACAAACACGGTTGCAGAAGCGAAACAAACGGTCCTTGCTGACACCGATACGGTCGCAGAAGCGAAACAAGCTGTCCTTGCTGACAAAGGCACGGTTGCAGAAGCTAAGCAAACGGTCCTTGCTGACACCGATACGGTTGCAGAAGCGAAACAAACTGTCCTTGCTGACAAAGGCACGGTTGCAGAAGCTAAGCAAACGGTCCTTGCTGACACTGATACGGTTGCAGGAGCTAAGCAAACTGTCCTTATTGACAAAGATGTGGTTGCAGAAGCGAAACAAACTGTCCTTGCTAACAAAGATGTGGTTGCAGAGTCTACGCAAAATATCCTTGCATTTGAGATGCTTACAAAAAATATGGCTGCCTCTGCCTTTCCCTCAGGAAGCCATAGCAATGCAGTACTCTACGATGATGACCAACGTAATAGCGTTACCCTAGGCGGCACCGATTCAAAAACTCCGGTCAAAGTCTCTAACGTAGCTCCTGGCAAAATATCAGAAGACAGCACTGATGCAGTCAACGGGGCTCAGCTTTTCCAGAGCACTATGTATTCAATGAATAAATCAATGCAATACACAGACCACCGCTTTTCTGAAGTTGTGCAAGGCATGAATGACATGCGCCAAAGCATCAACAACGTAGCAAACCACGCCTATTCAGGTGTAGCTGCCGCCATGGCTATGCCCAGTATGGGGCCAACCCGTCCTGGTGGCACCATGGTAAGCATAGGCACCGCAAGTTTTAAAGGACGCAAAGCAACCGGCGTTGGCGTGACTTACCGTTCACGCGGTGGGCAAATGATTATTAATGCGGCTGCTTCAAAAGCGGGCTCAGACACAGGGATGCGTGTACAGGTTGGTTATGAGTTTTAAACTAGCGGGCCCTCCTGCCCGCTGCAAGCCTTGCGTAAATCCCGTAGCGCTTGGTCCAGCTGCTCGCGATCAGTGCTACGAGAGCGGGCTACCCTTTCTAGCTGATCAGCGGTATGAGCAATAGCTGAAAACTTGCACATTAGGGCTGACCCTTTAATCTGGTGCGCATAGTGGGCAACGCTTGCTATGTCGCACCGGTTCAAAGCAGCATCAAGTTGGCTCATGTCTTGCGCTATACTCTGTTGAAAACGTATGATCAAGCGGCTCGGATCTTCGATTGAAGTCCGAGCTGTTTCGTTTAAGGGATTTATTTCAGAGAGAACTGTGGGCTTATCCGAAGTGCTGTCGACGCTACTCTCAGGGCCATGCAATGGCGCCCAAACCGCCAACATGCGTTGCAGCACAGCACTGTCTAATGGTTTACTCAATACGCCGTCCATCCCACTTGCAAAACATTGTGTTTGATGCGTATTATCAGTAGCCGCGGAAAGAGCGAGGAGGGCGGTACGAGGGTAATTTGGGCCCCGCTGTTGTTCCATACGCCTAATCTCACGCGCAATGGCATAACCATCAAGATCAGGCAATGAACAATCCATCAGCACAAGTGGAAATGAATGCTCTTGCCACATTTTCAATCCTTGCGTGCCATTAGCGGCCAGTACGGCACGATAGCCAAGCGCGCTAATTTGCTCGAGTACGATAGATTGGATAGCAATATGGTCTTCAATCAAAAGCACCGTGGGTGCAGTGGAAGTAGGCGCAGAAGCTTGCGCTGACGGACGTTGATCAACCTGTTGTTTTGCCTGTTGTTGTGGGTGATTTGAATTCCATTGCAGCACCTGTATAGGCACCCACACACTGGCTGTTGTGCCTTGCCCTCGTACGCTCTCAATCGTAATGCTGCCGCCCATACGTTTAACGAGCTTATT
Encoded here:
- a CDS encoding YadA-like family protein, with product MISLGFINSKLVYAAENSESAADSLNSATSSERPSSFASSTDAGISRKERVDLKRNSNSKELLGKIISDTEILWAKDARRMRDSISSMSSISSPLEESDSIYITSSASGISHSLMQDNSLITTSDALLDESNNLLQQLKSTTQTYKEEIEELEAEGKQVHYGLHSLVDTDIGTAIGFQAKVHKNANNSVAIGDYSEANVENVVSVGNSASKRKIVNVEHGRRNSDAATVGQVKSMAVLYDENSDDPEFDKITLSKKTDGNKLVRISDVAPAKSDNDAVNQGQINDLIMHITPEEGSRIMENTGNALNSPPIYMVPEIPEALGTQRIPASMLMGGRQIRGVEAGTAENDVVVMGQLEDIFRGAVNVGIANLIEPFYIKKSNENIIDFSTNDPSDSKKMMPSILNGIAPGDSEYSAVNKGQLDLLDQKFESLQRQKSLVKFSHDRELVRFISEYNNPVRLAGIADGIEGNDAVNRQQLDGEVNKLNQSIMESQRFITSLDNHLYKLSNDYHDTRENLKKELSKIIETDTYKYRKDLQDSIALTEAIREDTDKIKAKQEEFQEKLEGKVSQTHFDEATAISKRLSARRERTENNLFDQIFDLSGKLENFEKKVDISIVKSKSKNDLKPEKLDELFLTVETVENRLDQAEIDIDRLNNVSMELQDSIDTMNLREIPSEAQIKQAVLNEFDILTGNSPLLPLSRELSDSESQASDNESPNNRRNSRFFTADNKQAFSSYPTFSSVMGALPGNSEIHTDSSTKDDPQSEDDLSPPPKRSRPLKELSIDSDLANSMFRSTVSAEISAQSNAENRKIELARKETEAEARQTVLADTDTVAEAKQTVLADTDTVSEAKQAVLADKGTVAEAKQTVLADKGTVAEAKQTVLADTDTVAEAKQAVLADKGTVAEAKQTVLADTDTVAEAKQTVLADTDTVAEAKQAVLADKGTVAEAKQAVLADKGTVAEAKQAVLADTDTVAEAKQTVLTDKDTVSEAKQTVLADTDTVAEAKQTVLADTNTVAEAKQTVLADTNTVAEAKQTVLADTDTVAEAKQAVLADKGTVAEAKQTVLADTDTVAEAKQTVLADKGTVAEAKQTVLADTDTVAGAKQTVLIDKDVVAEAKQTVLANKDVVAESTQNILAFEMLTKNMAASAFPSGSHSNAVLYDDDQRNSVTLGGTDSKTPVKVSNVAPGKISEDSTDAVNGAQLFQSTMYSMNKSMQYTDHRFSEVVQGMNDMRQSINNVANHAYSGVAAAMAMPSMGPTRPGGTMVSIGTASFKGRKATGVGVTYRSRGGQMIINAAASKAGSDTGMRVQVGYEF